The following are encoded together in the Desulfococcus multivorans genome:
- the guaB gene encoding IMP dehydrogenase translates to MTNRFPEEAYSFDDVLLVPRYSAVLPKSTQTVTRLTRKLSLNIPIVSAAMDTVTESRMAISMARAGGLGFIHRNLDIESQAREVDKVKKSESGMIIDPVTIHPDQVIADVLKIMERYRISGLPVTRGDQLVGILTNRDLRFETDFSKKVSEVMTSENLVTVSEGISLEECKKTLHKHRIEKLLVVDRNGRLKGMITIKDIEKIKKYPNACKDDRGRLRVGAAVGVGPDMLERAEALLKADADILLIDTSHGHSKNVIDAVKTLKSTFPELQLIAGNVGTGEAAQDLISAGVDGVKIGIGPGSICTTRIVAGVGVPQITAIMNCREVSEKTGVPLIADGGIRFSGDITKAIGAGAHVIMAGGLLAGAKESPGEMVFFQGRSYKAYRGMGSEEAMRQGSKDRYYQGEEAEEDKLVPEGIVGRVPYTGLLSEILFQLVGGLKAGMGYLGCDSIESLRQNARFMKVSAAGMRESHVHDVIITKEAPNYRLD, encoded by the coding sequence ATGACCAACCGTTTCCCGGAGGAAGCTTACTCCTTTGACGACGTATTGCTGGTCCCCAGATATTCGGCGGTACTGCCCAAAAGCACCCAAACCGTGACCCGCCTGACCCGAAAACTCTCCCTCAACATTCCTATTGTCAGCGCGGCGATGGACACGGTGACCGAATCTCGAATGGCCATCAGCATGGCAAGAGCAGGCGGCCTGGGATTCATTCACCGCAATCTGGACATCGAAAGCCAGGCCCGGGAAGTCGACAAAGTCAAGAAATCCGAAAGCGGCATGATCATCGACCCGGTGACCATCCACCCGGATCAAGTGATTGCCGATGTGCTCAAAATCATGGAGCGCTACCGGATATCCGGGCTTCCGGTCACCCGCGGCGACCAGTTGGTGGGGATTCTCACCAACCGCGATCTGAGATTCGAAACGGATTTCAGCAAGAAGGTATCCGAGGTGATGACCAGCGAAAACCTCGTCACGGTATCCGAGGGTATATCCCTGGAGGAGTGCAAGAAAACCCTCCACAAACACCGGATCGAAAAGCTGCTGGTGGTCGACAGGAACGGCCGTTTGAAAGGGATGATCACCATAAAGGATATCGAAAAGATCAAAAAATATCCCAATGCCTGCAAGGACGACCGGGGAAGGCTCCGCGTCGGAGCGGCCGTGGGCGTCGGTCCGGACATGCTCGAACGGGCTGAAGCGCTGCTGAAGGCCGATGCGGACATTCTTCTCATCGACACCTCCCACGGTCACAGCAAAAACGTCATCGATGCCGTCAAGACCCTCAAAAGCACCTTCCCGGAACTCCAGCTGATCGCGGGAAACGTTGGTACCGGGGAGGCCGCTCAGGACCTCATCTCCGCCGGCGTCGACGGCGTCAAGATCGGTATCGGTCCGGGTTCCATCTGCACCACCCGCATCGTCGCCGGCGTCGGCGTTCCCCAGATCACCGCCATCATGAACTGCAGGGAGGTCTCTGAAAAAACCGGCGTTCCGCTCATCGCGGACGGCGGGATCCGCTTCTCCGGCGACATCACCAAGGCCATCGGGGCGGGGGCTCACGTCATCATGGCCGGGGGGCTTCTTGCGGGTGCCAAGGAAAGCCCGGGGGAGATGGTCTTTTTCCAGGGGCGAAGCTACAAGGCATACCGGGGTATGGGCTCCGAAGAGGCCATGCGGCAAGGCAGCAAGGATCGATACTACCAGGGCGAGGAAGCCGAGGAGGACAAGCTGGTGCCTGAAGGCATTGTCGGTCGCGTACCCTACACCGGCCTGCTCTCGGAGATCCTGTTCCAGCTTGTCGGCGGCCTCAAGGCGGGTATGGGATACCTCGGTTGCGACAGTATCGAATCGCTCCGGCAAAACGCCCGCTTCATGAAAGTCAGTGCCGCCGGTATGCGGGAAAGTCATGTCCACGACGTTATCATTACAAAGGAAGCGCCCAACTATCGCCTGGATTAA
- a CDS encoding L-threonylcarbamoyladenylate synthase codes for MLIEINPENPQERLIKKVVEALERGGVIAYPTDTYYGIGCDIMNKKAIQKIYQIKQRDKRQPFSFICSNLKNISDYAKVSNYAYKTMKRLLPGPYTFILEGSKLVPKIMLTNRKMAGIRVPDHPIPVALVEGLGNPIISTSATTPEGDIFYDASLIHDHFGSRIDIVIDGGPVPGVPSSVISLQNDEPEILREGLGDTRIFE; via the coding sequence ATGCTTATTGAAATAAATCCGGAAAATCCCCAGGAACGTCTGATTAAAAAAGTCGTTGAGGCTCTGGAAAGGGGAGGTGTTATCGCCTATCCCACGGATACCTATTATGGTATCGGGTGCGATATCATGAACAAAAAGGCGATCCAGAAGATCTATCAGATCAAACAGAGAGACAAGCGGCAGCCCTTCAGCTTCATCTGCTCGAATCTCAAAAACATCAGTGACTACGCCAAGGTTTCGAACTACGCCTACAAAACCATGAAACGACTGCTGCCGGGACCCTACACCTTTATTCTGGAAGGTTCCAAACTCGTTCCCAAGATCATGCTGACCAACAGAAAGATGGCGGGCATCCGGGTGCCTGACCATCCTATTCCCGTTGCATTGGTCGAAGGTCTGGGCAACCCCATCATCTCCACCAGCGCGACGACGCCGGAAGGCGATATCTTTTACGATGCATCCCTCATTCACGATCACTTTGGTTCGAGAATCGACATTGTCATCGACGGCGGACCGGTTCCCGGCGTGCCGTCCAGCGTGATTTCGCTGCAAAACGACGAACCCGAGATCCTCCGGGAGGGGTTGGGGGACACTCGCATTTTTGAATGA
- the dnaE gene encoding DNA polymerase III subunit alpha — translation MTQQHPRFVHLHLHTQYSLLDGAIRIDALMQRAKDYGMDTVAVTDHGTMFGALEFYEKAVKAGIKPIIGCECYVAPRNLADKTPLDSKGTRHLVLIAENQEGYRNLCKLASIAQLQGFYYKPRIDRQILREYSKGLIASSACLHGEIPMLLKKGRIEEADQAARFYLETFGENHFFLEVQSNGIPEQDIVNQGILDMSRRLSIPIIATNDCHYLDKEDVRAHDVLLCIQTGKTVHDAGRFKFATDQLYFKSQAEMAKTLGHFPGAIENTVEIANRCHIEFDFKTYHFPKFDTSSNLSADEIFEAEVRSGFARRMTHIRRKHEDIDEKVYTERLEYEIGIIKQMGFAGYFLIVADFIRYAKENGIPVGPGRGSAAGSIVAYAMGITDLDPIEHGLIFERFLNPARISMPDIDVDFCINGREQVFKYVVDRYGGGEYVAQIITFGKLKTRAVIRDVGRALDIPLKEVDAIAKMVPDVLNISLDKALEQEPRLAEMAENQPAIAELIQICRILEGLPRHASTHAAGVVIGDKPLADYLPLYRGKKGEVVTQFDMKRVEQIGLVKFDFLGLRNLTVIDNTLKLIAQNGKTPPDLLDLDFEDEKTYQLLSRGDTTGVFQLESSGMKDLLARLKPARFDDVTALVALYRPGPLDSGMVDDFVERKHGRQKVEYLLPELAPILEETYGVILYQEQVMKIAGTLANYSMAEADGLRKAMGKKIAEIMAQHRERFIKGALENNYPEEQVTKIFDLMEKFGGYGFNKSHSAAYALIAYQTAYLKAHFPVEFMAALLTSEMGSIDSVVKFIAECRRHHIPVLQPDINTSGKSFTADGDKILFGLVAVKNVGEGAIDAILEARKDGGTFSSLYEFCERVDLKKVNKRVLESLIQCGAFDTTGAHRAQMMGALEEALEYGQRVQKEKASPQMGLFDTLDIERQAFNAPPMPDVPVWDSKYQLTLEKESLGFYITGHPLEQFQKTLEKFTTADALSLQDRSDGEAVRIGGIISEVKTIRTKRGDLMAFVTTEDMSGSVETTVFSSVYESAVGLLVADTPVLIEGRLQKEDNTAKIIAARIVSMALAEETWTAGVHINLDIDRIDRDGLLKLKDILAKHPGSCPAYLHLVASESSDTIIAMSESIQLRAGEALSREVNGFLGYDALELVCKAAEASTGDAKSGNRRWARS, via the coding sequence ATGACACAGCAACACCCCCGTTTCGTCCATCTTCATCTCCATACCCAGTACAGCCTCCTGGACGGCGCCATTCGAATCGACGCACTGATGCAGCGGGCAAAGGATTACGGGATGGATACCGTGGCCGTGACCGACCACGGCACCATGTTCGGTGCACTGGAATTCTACGAAAAGGCCGTCAAGGCAGGCATCAAGCCCATTATCGGCTGCGAGTGCTATGTCGCCCCTCGAAACCTGGCCGACAAGACGCCCCTGGACAGCAAGGGGACCCGGCATCTGGTACTCATCGCGGAAAACCAGGAGGGGTATCGAAACCTGTGCAAGCTGGCCTCCATTGCCCAACTGCAGGGATTTTACTACAAGCCCCGCATCGACCGGCAAATTCTCCGTGAATACAGCAAAGGGCTGATCGCCTCCTCCGCATGCCTTCACGGTGAGATCCCGATGCTTCTCAAAAAGGGCCGGATAGAGGAGGCTGACCAGGCCGCCCGCTTCTATCTGGAAACCTTCGGCGAAAATCATTTCTTTCTCGAGGTCCAGAGCAACGGCATCCCCGAGCAGGACATCGTCAACCAGGGCATTCTGGACATGAGCCGACGGCTCTCCATCCCGATCATCGCCACCAACGACTGCCACTATCTGGATAAGGAGGACGTCCGGGCCCACGATGTCCTGCTGTGCATCCAAACCGGTAAAACCGTCCATGACGCCGGTCGATTCAAGTTTGCCACGGATCAGCTCTATTTCAAGTCCCAGGCGGAGATGGCCAAAACCCTGGGGCACTTCCCCGGGGCCATCGAAAACACCGTCGAAATCGCCAATCGCTGCCATATCGAATTCGACTTCAAAACCTACCATTTCCCTAAATTCGACACATCGTCAAACCTGTCCGCCGACGAGATATTTGAAGCGGAGGTCCGAAGCGGCTTTGCCCGGCGGATGACCCATATCCGACGAAAACACGAGGATATCGACGAAAAGGTCTATACGGAACGTCTCGAATACGAGATCGGCATCATCAAACAGATGGGATTTGCCGGATACTTTCTTATCGTCGCCGATTTTATCCGCTACGCAAAGGAGAACGGGATCCCGGTGGGGCCGGGAAGAGGATCGGCGGCCGGCAGCATCGTGGCATACGCCATGGGCATCACCGATCTCGATCCCATCGAGCACGGCCTGATCTTCGAGCGGTTCCTGAATCCGGCTCGGATCAGCATGCCGGATATCGATGTGGACTTTTGCATCAACGGCCGGGAGCAGGTTTTCAAGTACGTCGTGGACCGTTACGGCGGGGGGGAATACGTCGCCCAGATCATCACCTTCGGAAAACTGAAAACCCGCGCCGTCATCCGGGATGTCGGCCGCGCCCTGGACATTCCGCTGAAGGAGGTGGATGCCATTGCCAAGATGGTGCCCGATGTCCTCAACATCAGCCTGGACAAGGCTCTCGAGCAGGAGCCCCGTCTGGCCGAAATGGCGGAAAACCAGCCGGCCATCGCCGAGCTGATCCAGATCTGCAGGATATTGGAAGGACTCCCCCGCCACGCGTCGACCCATGCCGCCGGCGTGGTCATCGGGGATAAGCCGTTGGCCGACTACCTGCCGCTGTATCGGGGAAAAAAGGGCGAGGTGGTGACCCAATTCGACATGAAACGGGTCGAGCAGATCGGCCTGGTCAAGTTCGATTTTCTGGGTCTTCGGAACCTCACGGTCATCGACAACACCCTCAAATTGATCGCCCAAAACGGAAAAACCCCGCCGGATCTGCTTGATCTGGATTTTGAAGACGAGAAAACCTATCAGCTCCTTTCCCGGGGAGACACCACCGGCGTGTTTCAGCTGGAAAGCTCCGGCATGAAAGATCTGTTAGCCCGGCTCAAACCCGCCCGCTTCGACGATGTCACCGCTCTGGTGGCGCTTTATCGCCCCGGTCCCCTCGACAGCGGGATGGTGGACGATTTTGTCGAGCGAAAGCACGGGCGTCAGAAGGTCGAATACCTCCTTCCGGAATTGGCGCCCATTCTCGAGGAGACCTACGGCGTCATCCTTTACCAGGAGCAGGTGATGAAGATCGCCGGGACTCTTGCCAACTACTCCATGGCCGAAGCGGACGGACTCCGGAAGGCCATGGGAAAAAAGATTGCCGAGATCATGGCTCAGCATCGGGAGCGCTTCATCAAAGGCGCCCTCGAAAACAACTATCCCGAGGAGCAGGTCACCAAGATTTTTGACCTGATGGAAAAGTTCGGCGGATATGGGTTCAATAAATCCCACAGCGCCGCCTATGCATTGATCGCCTATCAGACGGCCTACCTCAAGGCGCATTTTCCCGTGGAATTCATGGCCGCGCTTCTCACCAGTGAAATGGGGTCCATCGACAGCGTCGTCAAGTTCATCGCGGAATGCCGCCGGCACCACATCCCGGTCCTCCAGCCGGACATCAATACCAGCGGAAAGAGCTTCACGGCGGACGGCGATAAGATTCTGTTCGGGTTGGTGGCCGTCAAAAATGTCGGAGAGGGTGCCATCGACGCCATCCTGGAAGCCCGTAAGGACGGCGGCACGTTTTCGTCCCTTTACGAGTTCTGTGAGCGGGTCGATCTGAAAAAGGTGAACAAGCGGGTGCTCGAGAGCCTCATCCAGTGCGGCGCTTTCGACACCACCGGCGCCCATAGGGCCCAGATGATGGGCGCCCTTGAAGAGGCCCTTGAATACGGCCAGCGCGTCCAGAAAGAAAAAGCAAGCCCCCAGATGGGGCTATTCGACACCCTCGACATCGAACGGCAGGCCTTCAACGCACCGCCCATGCCCGACGTTCCGGTATGGGACAGCAAGTATCAGCTGACCCTCGAAAAGGAATCTCTGGGATTCTACATTACCGGTCATCCCCTCGAGCAGTTCCAGAAGACCCTCGAAAAATTCACCACCGCCGACGCCCTCTCTTTGCAGGACAGGTCCGACGGCGAGGCGGTCCGCATCGGCGGCATTATCAGCGAGGTCAAAACCATCCGGACCAAGCGGGGAGACCTGATGGCCTTCGTCACCACGGAAGACATGTCGGGGTCTGTCGAAACCACCGTATTCTCGTCGGTCTACGAATCCGCGGTGGGATTACTGGTTGCGGACACCCCGGTCCTGATCGAGGGAAGACTCCAGAAAGAAGACAACACGGCAAAAATCATCGCCGCCAGGATCGTATCGATGGCATTGGCCGAGGAGACCTGGACGGCCGGCGTTCACATCAATCTGGACATAGACCGGATCGATCGCGACGGTCTGCTGAAACTGAAGGATATCCTGGCGAAACATCCGGGATCCTGTCCGGCGTATCTGCACCTGGTGGCTTCCGAGTCGTCGGATACCATCATAGCGATGTCCGAAAGCATTCAACTCCGGGCGGGCGAAGCGCTTTCCCGGGAGGTTAACGGCTTTCTAGGCTACGATGCGTTGGAGCTCGTGTGCAAGGCTGCCGAAGCCTCGACGGGTGACGCAAAATCCGGAAACAGGCGTTGGGCGCGCTCCTGA
- a CDS encoding sensor domain-containing diguanylate cyclase — MFSSALFRKLFIAFCLATLGLFLLLSVVLIMDVGGVAAFPWQPERYVVRASAVLLFGVLLMGVLIRSILKPLIKITDQARQFVRNRQLSEKSENRYIPDDGEIGTLAAAVYGMTAELAEQERTIAEQAAARERLVEEIESLRKRTRDLFRENERLKRRFEVIRDKQDSLRRSEERYRTMLENIEEYFYEADLSGNLLFFNDALHRMLGYAKDKLVGMNFREFMDRGTAEKAFRIFRKAYETGQAQKGIGWRLLRKDGSACHIEISVSLIRNLAGEIIGFRGVARNVSELIYLVYHDSLTGLYNRKAFFERMRETLAIAKRDCKEKNIFYLDLDEFKRVNDDYGHHIGDKVLKEVAARLKASLRETDHICRIGGDEFVVILNNLKDESHPEEAARRVLKALSRPYRIEGHNIDFITPSIGISTYPKDSDNVESLIRCADIAMFKAKRKNGGGCYAFYDKTMEADWRNSDLHEP, encoded by the coding sequence ATGTTTTCATCGGCACTTTTCAGAAAACTCTTCATTGCCTTCTGCCTCGCCACGCTGGGACTTTTCCTTCTTCTCTCTGTCGTTTTGATCATGGATGTCGGCGGCGTCGCCGCGTTTCCATGGCAACCGGAACGTTATGTCGTTCGGGCGTCCGCGGTTCTGCTCTTCGGCGTTCTTCTGATGGGGGTTTTGATCCGGTCCATCCTGAAACCCTTGATCAAGATCACCGACCAGGCCCGGCAATTTGTCCGAAACCGCCAACTATCCGAAAAATCCGAAAACCGTTATATCCCGGATGACGGCGAAATTGGGACGTTGGCGGCAGCCGTCTACGGCATGACGGCGGAACTGGCGGAGCAGGAGCGGACCATAGCGGAGCAAGCCGCAGCCCGGGAACGGCTTGTCGAGGAGATCGAGAGCCTGCGCAAAAGAACTCGGGATCTATTCCGGGAAAATGAGAGATTGAAGCGTCGTTTCGAGGTGATCCGTGACAAACAGGACTCTCTCAGGAGGAGCGAAGAGCGGTATCGGACGATGCTCGAGAACATCGAGGAATATTTCTATGAAGCCGATCTATCCGGGAACCTGCTTTTCTTCAACGATGCGCTGCATCGGATGCTCGGCTATGCCAAGGATAAGCTGGTCGGCATGAATTTCCGCGAGTTCATGGATCGCGGTACGGCGGAGAAGGCCTTCAGGATATTCCGCAAAGCATACGAAACCGGCCAGGCCCAGAAAGGCATTGGCTGGCGTCTCCTCCGAAAGGACGGTTCCGCCTGCCATATCGAGATTTCAGTGTCGCTGATCCGAAATCTTGCCGGTGAAATTATCGGATTCAGGGGTGTCGCCCGGAACGTCAGTGAGTTGATCTATCTTGTATATCACGACTCCCTGACCGGACTATATAATCGTAAAGCCTTTTTTGAGCGCATGCGCGAGACTCTGGCCATCGCCAAGCGGGATTGTAAGGAAAAGAATATCTTCTATCTCGACCTGGATGAGTTCAAGCGGGTCAATGACGATTATGGTCACCACATTGGAGACAAGGTGCTCAAAGAGGTTGCGGCGCGCCTGAAAGCGAGTCTCCGGGAAACCGATCATATCTGCCGTATCGGCGGCGACGAATTCGTCGTGATTCTCAACAATCTGAAGGACGAATCCCACCCGGAAGAGGCGGCCCGTCGGGTTCTAAAGGCTTTGTCGCGGCCATACCGTATCGAAGGTCACAATATCGATTTCATTACACCGAGCATCGGTATCAGCACCTATCCCAAGGACTCCGACAACGTCGAATCGTTGATCCGTTGTGCCGACATCGCCATGTTCAAAGCCAAACGAAAGAACGGCGGCGGATGCTACGCATTTTACGACAAAACAATGGAGGCGGATTGGCGTAACTCGGATCTTCATGAGCCGTGA
- a CDS encoding ribonuclease catalytic domain-containing protein: MEPGIVVEFIDRQKINCAVVLEADRQKLRLLAENNREIKMSEGRLLHASNRSLDLSGGRDRLVAGLKETVRLREALSEKVDIQELWEVLNAEQNWIPLHTITELCFPDGADGDHESAVIRAFFKNRLYFKFNQEGFYPYSAEQLVQLRAQAAEALRKHRLIEKGGEWLKRILEGSLPDCDRMELSSDEKEFIKILTSYYLYEKESAYADLGKAITAKAGIGDIENLFQAFVKLGVWNSDENLDLYRYGIHTDFPEAVMTLTASLLKSSFPARSPARRDLGDLRMITIDGQSTLDFDDALSIEDHGDHYFLGVHIADVGHFVETDCAVDREAVMRGSSIYMPDRKIPMLPPELAEGHCSLKAGELRPGISTVIRLSRNADIESYEVFPSLIRVTDQLTYYDVNMIAEENRDISILFQIARKFRQRRLADGAVHISLPEVNVWIDETGELIVNKTNRESPARLLVSEIMIMANWLMAEFLAERKLPAVYRSQPDPRERLFNENGGTLFQNWMQRKFLSRFILSPEPERHSGLGLSAYVTATSPIRKYFDLVTQRQIRSVYGLNPAYTTTDIEKTIQALEQPMSAVIRIQNRRKRYWLLKYLEKRIGQKEEAIVLARRKGFYLALMTDYMIECALPNTTGLNLKPEDVIQVTIQHVDARKDMLSVYMG, from the coding sequence ATGGAACCAGGAATAGTTGTTGAATTTATCGATCGTCAGAAGATCAATTGCGCCGTCGTGCTGGAAGCCGACAGACAAAAACTTCGATTGTTGGCTGAAAACAATCGTGAAATCAAAATGTCCGAAGGCCGATTGCTGCACGCGTCGAACCGAAGTCTGGATCTTTCCGGCGGAAGGGACCGGCTCGTCGCAGGGCTGAAAGAGACCGTCCGGCTTCGGGAAGCACTATCCGAGAAGGTCGATATCCAGGAGCTTTGGGAGGTGCTGAATGCGGAGCAAAATTGGATTCCGCTTCACACCATCACCGAACTCTGTTTCCCCGACGGTGCCGACGGTGATCATGAATCGGCGGTGATTCGGGCGTTTTTCAAAAACCGCCTTTACTTCAAATTCAACCAGGAGGGTTTCTACCCCTATTCGGCGGAGCAGTTGGTTCAACTCCGCGCTCAAGCCGCCGAGGCTCTCCGGAAACACCGACTGATCGAAAAAGGCGGAGAATGGCTCAAGCGGATTCTGGAGGGGTCGCTGCCGGATTGCGATCGGATGGAACTCTCGTCGGACGAAAAAGAGTTCATCAAGATTCTGACCTCATATTATTTATATGAGAAAGAAAGTGCCTACGCCGACCTCGGCAAAGCCATAACGGCTAAAGCGGGCATCGGCGACATCGAAAATCTATTTCAGGCTTTCGTCAAGCTCGGCGTCTGGAATTCCGATGAAAACCTGGATCTCTACCGATATGGTATCCATACCGATTTTCCCGAAGCGGTCATGACGCTCACCGCGTCCCTGCTGAAATCCTCTTTTCCCGCCCGAAGCCCGGCCCGACGGGATCTGGGCGACCTCAGGATGATCACCATTGACGGGCAGTCGACGCTTGATTTCGACGATGCGTTGAGCATCGAGGATCACGGGGATCACTATTTTCTCGGCGTTCATATCGCCGATGTGGGGCATTTCGTCGAAACGGACTGCGCTGTCGACCGGGAGGCCGTCATGCGGGGAAGCTCGATCTATATGCCCGACCGAAAGATTCCCATGCTGCCGCCCGAGCTGGCGGAAGGGCATTGCAGCCTGAAGGCCGGAGAGCTGCGGCCCGGCATCAGCACCGTCATCCGCTTGAGTCGAAATGCCGATATAGAAAGTTACGAGGTCTTTCCCAGCCTGATCCGGGTGACGGATCAGCTGACCTATTACGACGTCAATATGATCGCCGAGGAGAACAGGGATATTTCGATTCTGTTTCAGATCGCCAGAAAATTTCGTCAGAGGCGTTTGGCGGACGGTGCGGTTCATATTTCTCTCCCGGAGGTCAACGTATGGATCGACGAGACCGGTGAACTGATCGTCAACAAGACCAACCGGGAGAGCCCGGCCCGGCTGCTCGTATCGGAAATCATGATTATGGCCAACTGGTTGATGGCCGAATTTCTGGCGGAGAGAAAACTACCGGCCGTATACAGATCACAACCTGATCCCCGGGAACGGCTTTTCAATGAAAACGGCGGCACGCTTTTTCAGAACTGGATGCAGCGGAAATTTTTGAGCCGATTCATCCTGAGCCCCGAGCCCGAAAGACATTCAGGTCTCGGCTTGAGCGCTTATGTGACCGCGACGTCGCCCATCCGGAAATATTTCGATCTGGTGACCCAACGACAGATCCGATCGGTTTATGGATTGAACCCGGCATACACGACGACCGACATCGAAAAGACGATTCAGGCGCTTGAACAGCCTATGAGCGCCGTAATCCGGATCCAGAACCGACGCAAACGCTATTGGCTTTTGAAGTACCTCGAAAAACGAATCGGTCAGAAGGAGGAAGCCATTGTACTGGCCAGACGAAAAGGCTTCTACCTCGCCCTCATGACGGATTACATGATCGAATGCGCACTCCCCAACACCACGGGTCTCAATCTCAAGCCCGAGGACGTGATTCAGGTCACCATTCAACATGTTGATGCCAGGAAGGATATGCTTTCCGTATACATGGGCTGA
- a CDS encoding ABC transporter ATP-binding protein — protein MTSSPFDLIKPYLYHRRFSIAVGLLCLMTVDLLQLVIPRIIKAAVDGLATLSATPDGLMTQALWIVVIAVIIGGFRFLWRHFLMGLSREIERGLRNRLFRHLQTLSAGYFHKTQTGNLMAHATNDIHHIRMAVGMGLVALMDAVLLGASTIGFMAYINVRLTLFTIIPMPLIVISTRIFSKKMHLAYQSVQGTYALLTERIREHITGIRIIKAYTRETESAGAVEAVSKDYIDRNVRLIWITGAFFPMMLLFSNISLALVLYLGGRQTIFNRITPGDFVAFISYLGLLTWPMMAIGWLINLIQRGKASLERIGSILDTRPEIRNRTGARPFAGLSGGIRGNGIRFRYDKASPWILDDISLSIPKGTTLGIIGPPGAGKSTLIALFARILDTSAGCVEYDGVDIRNLRLEDVRSGIAFVPQEPFLFAGTLRDNITFGAAVSDERLLKALRTAALENTVGTLPRGVNTIVGEKGVILSGGQKQRVALARAFLRERPILMLDDPISQVDAETGDAILRALRALVGNRTLIIASHRISAVQFADNIITLQEGRITESGSHRELVAQNGYYARTYMLQQIQEVDDVV, from the coding sequence GTGACATCATCACCGTTTGACCTCATCAAGCCCTATCTTTACCACCGACGATTTTCCATTGCCGTCGGTCTCCTCTGCCTCATGACGGTGGACCTCCTTCAGTTGGTGATTCCCCGAATCATCAAAGCGGCGGTGGACGGTCTCGCGACACTCTCCGCAACACCCGACGGCCTGATGACCCAGGCCCTCTGGATTGTGGTGATCGCCGTCATCATCGGCGGGTTTCGTTTCCTTTGGCGTCACTTTCTGATGGGGCTCTCCAGAGAGATCGAAAGGGGGCTCAGAAACCGTCTGTTCCGCCACCTCCAGACGCTTTCGGCAGGTTATTTTCACAAAACCCAGACCGGCAATCTGATGGCCCATGCCACCAACGACATCCATCACATCCGGATGGCGGTGGGCATGGGGCTGGTGGCCCTGATGGATGCAGTGCTGCTGGGGGCCAGCACCATCGGCTTCATGGCCTATATCAATGTCCGCCTGACCTTGTTTACCATCATCCCCATGCCCCTCATCGTTATCAGCACCCGAATCTTCAGCAAAAAGATGCATCTCGCCTACCAATCCGTTCAAGGGACCTACGCGCTGCTTACCGAACGGATTCGGGAACACATCACCGGCATCCGAATCATCAAGGCCTATACCCGGGAAACGGAATCCGCCGGAGCAGTCGAGGCCGTGTCAAAAGATTACATCGACAGGAATGTGCGATTGATCTGGATCACCGGCGCCTTTTTCCCGATGATGCTCCTCTTCTCCAACATCTCCCTCGCGCTGGTGCTTTATCTGGGAGGGCGGCAGACCATCTTCAACCGGATCACCCCCGGTGATTTCGTCGCTTTCATCAGCTACCTCGGGCTCTTGACATGGCCCATGATGGCCATCGGATGGCTGATCAACCTGATTCAACGGGGAAAGGCATCCCTGGAGCGCATCGGATCGATTCTCGACACCCGTCCGGAGATCCGAAACCGAACCGGCGCCCGTCCCTTCGCCGGTCTATCCGGGGGTATCCGGGGCAACGGGATTCGATTCCGTTACGACAAGGCGTCCCCCTGGATTCTGGATGACATCTCCCTTTCTATCCCGAAGGGAACGACCCTGGGAATCATCGGCCCGCCGGGTGCCGGGAAAAGCACGCTGATCGCTCTTTTCGCCCGTATCCTGGACACCTCCGCAGGGTGCGTTGAATATGACGGTGTCGACATCCGGAATCTCAGGCTTGAGGATGTCCGGTCCGGGATCGCCTTCGTTCCTCAGGAACCGTTTCTGTTTGCCGGAACGCTTCGGGACAACATCACCTTCGGCGCCGCGGTATCCGACGAAAGGCTATTGAAGGCGCTTCGAACGGCGGCACTGGAAAACACCGTTGGAACGCTCCCCCGGGGAGTAAACACTATCGTGGGCGAAAAAGGGGTGATCCTCTCGGGAGGACAGAAGCAGCGCGTGGCCCTGGCTCGTGCATTTCTTCGAGAGCGACCGATTCTGATGCTGGACGACCCCATCAGTCAGGTGGACGCCGAGACCGGAGACGCTATTTTACGGGCGCTGAGGGCCCTCGTCGGAAACCGAACCCTGATCATTGCCTCCCATCGCATTTCGGCGGTTCAATTCGCCGACAACATCATCACCCTTCAAGAGGGCAGAATCACCGAATCCGGGAGCCACCGGGAGTTGGTTGCCCAAAACGGATACTACGCCAGAACGTACATGCTTCAACAGATCCAGGAGGTCGACGATGTCGTCTGA